In Oncorhynchus keta strain PuntledgeMale-10-30-2019 unplaced genomic scaffold, Oket_V2 Un_contig_18937_pilon_pilon, whole genome shotgun sequence, the genomic stretch attctatccactaacagagagaagagggaagaaaccaccatttaccttcctgtaggaggctgtatcctataggtcttcatcattctatccactaacagagagaagagggaagaaacCACCATGCCCTTGGCTGCTATACATATGTATTTGGTTTGTCATTCTATTCTTTTTCATGTAATTTTAGTGGTATTTAAATATAATTTATTCAGCATTTATCAGAATACCTTTTCCAGAAATAGTTTACCAGCTTCATGTTTTCTAACATTGAAAAGGTGAAGGAGTGCCAGTCCTCCAGCAGCAATACTACCCTGGTAGTAGGCACGCCAGTCCTCCAGCAGCAATACTACCCTGGTAGTAGGCACGCCAGTCCTCCAGCAGCAATACTACCCTGGTAGTAGGCACGCCAGTCCTCCAGCAGCAATACTACCCTGGTAGTAGGCACGCCAGTCCTCCAGCAGCAATACTACCCTGGTAGTAGGCACGCCAGTCCTCCAGCAGCAATACTACCCTGGTAGTAGGCACGCCAGTCCTCCAGCAGCAATACTACCCTGGTAGTAGGCACGCCAGTCCTCCAGCAGCAATACTACCCTGGTAGTAGGCACGCCAGTCCTCCAGCAGCAATACAACCCTGGTAGTAGGCACGCCAGTCCTCCAGCAGCAATACAACCCTGGTAGTAGGCACGCCAGTCCTCCAGCAGCAATACTACCCTGGTAGTAGGTACGCCAGTCCTCCAGCAGCAATACAACCCTGGTAGTAGGCACGACAGTCCTCCAGCAGCAATACtacctcctcccagagcgctaagaaccttggcgtgatcctggacaacaccctgtcgttctcaactaacatcaaggcggtggcccgttcctgtaggttcatgctctacaacatccgcagagtacgaccctgcctcacacaggaagcggcgcaggtcctaatccaggcacttgtcatctcccgtctggattactgcaactcgctgttggctgggctccctgcctgtgccattaaacccctacaactcatccagaacgccgcagcccgtctggtgttcaaccttcccaagttctctcacgtcaccccgctcctccgctctctccactggcttccagttgaagcttgcatccgctacaagaccatggtgcttgcctacggagctgtgaggggaacggcacctcagtacctccaggctctgatcaggccctacacccaaacaagggcactgcgttcatccacctctggcctgctcgcctccctaccactgaggaagtacagttcccgctcagcccagtcaaaactgttcgctgctctggccccccaatggtggaacaaactccctcacgacgccaggacagcggagtcaatcaccaccttccggagacacctgaaaccccacctctttaaggaatacctaggataggataagtaatccttctcacccccccctttaagatttagatgcacaattgtaaagtgactgttccactggatgtcataaggtgaatgcaccaatttgtaagtcgctctggataagagcgtctgctaaatgacttaaatgtaaatgtaatgtaaatgtagtaggcACGCCAGTCCTCCAGCAGCAATACTACCCTGGTAGTAGGCACGACAGATTTCAGACACGGCCACTGACTGACTCAAACATGTTATTTACAGATGACAAAGAATTTAATTCAAAATCAACTGATACAGAACAAGACTTATAAAATATTAGAATATCAAAAAGAATCAACACCCTACCAACATCTCAACATAACTCAACATCTCAACATAACTCAACATCTCAACATAACTCAACATCTCAACATAACTCAACATCTCAACATAACTCAACATCTCAACATAACTCAGCATCTCAACATAACTCAGCATCTCAACATAACTCAACATCTCAACATAACTCAACATCTCAACATAACTCAACATCTCAACATAACTCAACATATCAACATAACTCAGCATCTCAACATAAAGATCAACTAACTAACTAGCACTTAAACCTTTGTTATATTCATCAAAAAGACAACACACAATATAACAACTCCCTTTATCTCAACTAACTAACACTTAAATCTTCTTCTGGGAcaacatcctattccctacatagtgcactacattagaccagagctctatggcaccctattccctacatagtgcactactttagaccagagctctatggcaccctattccctacatagtgcactacattagaccagagctctatggcacactattccctacatagtgcactacattagaccagagctctatggcacactattccctacatagtgcactacattagaccagagctctatggcacactattccctacatactgcactacattagaccagagctctatggcaccctattccctacatagtgcactactttagaccagagctctatggcacactattccctacatagtgcactacatttgacctgAGTCCTatggaatagggtggcattttggAAGCAGACCATGTCTGAGCCCGACAGTTGATGTGGGCTCCTATCCTCTCTCTGAGTCTAGCTAGGACTGATGTTGTCCCTGGTTCACCTCTGCTCTGCTGGACCCTGGTCTCCGTGGGGGAGGGGGGGCGCTCTCAGGCACCGACCCAGGCAGGACGGGTACCTCGCGGGCAGGCAGCGGCTCCAATCTGGGCCCCCCGTGGGGCCTTCCCTGAAGCCATCCTCTACCCCTGACTGGCCACAGTGGatctggagggggaggggctggtcgctcctcctctacccagcacGCCTGCCTGCTGGCTGGGGTCCGGCGGCGACCAGGGCTGCCTCTGGGGCTGGCTCCACCACGGGGGCTGGGGGGCTGGGCTCTACCTAGCCTGGGGGAGCTGTCCCAGGGAGGCCGCGTGAACACGGAGGGGGCCTCCATGGGGGGGGATGGGTgttggaaggagggaggagggcgtgCTTCTTCTCTAAGCTGCCCTGACTCTGGCCTGGTCGGTTTCTCCTCCTCGAAGTGCACCTATAGGGGAAACAGACGGTCttcatatgtctgtctgtctgtctgtctgtctgtctgtctgtctgtctgtctgtctgtctgtctgtttctctctctctgtctgtctgtctgtctgtctgtctgtctgtctgtctgtctgtctgatctaCTTCTACAACAAGACTGCATcataaatggcaccctaatccctttatactgcaatactttagaccagaatcCTATGGGGTTATAGTACTAACCTGTGGTCTAGGTCTGCCTGCTCCCTGTCTCTGTAGACACTGTAACCTCTTGAGGAGAAAGGCCTTGTCCTTCCCCTCCtaacaccacagagagagagagagagggacacaggaggaggagagaaatggatggattagacagggaagagaggaagagaggggggaagagggagagaggggggaagagggagagagggaggaaggggagagaggaagagagggaacactgaggaagagcggtgagtgtgtgtttgtataggtgtgtgtgtgcttcagtgtatgtatgtgtaggagAGCCTCACGTTGACGATCTGTTCCCGTAGAGACATGATGAGACGTTTACGACCCTGAGTCACCTGCCACAGGAAGTACATCACCACCCTACAGGAAGAGACATGATGAGACGTTTACGACCCTGAGTCACCTGCCACAGGAAGTACATCACCACCCTACAGGAAGAGACATGATGAGACGTTTACGACCCTGAGTCACCTGCCACAGGAAGTACATCACCACCCTACAGGAAGAGACATGATGAGACGTTTACGACCCTGAGTCACCTGCCACAGGAAGTACATCACCACCCTACAGGAAGAGACATGATGAGACGTTTACGACCCTGAGTCACCTGCCACAGGAAGTACATCACCACCCTACAGGAAGAGACATGATGAGACGTTTACGACCCTGAGTCACCTGCCACAGGAAGTACATCACCACCCTACAGGAAGAGACATGATGAGACGTTTTACCCCGAGTCACCTGCCACAggaagtattattattatttacatcaCCACCCTACAGGAAGAGACATGATGAGACGTTTACGACCCCGAGTCACCTGCCACAGGAAGTACATCACCACCCTACAGGAAGAGACATGATGAGACGTTTACGACCCTGAGTCACCTGCCACAGGAAGTACATCACCACCCTACAGGAAGAGACATGATGAGACGTTTACGACCCTGAGTCACCTGCCACAGGAAGTACATCACCACCCTACAGGAAGAGACATGATGAGACGTTTACGACCCCGAGTCACCTGCCACAGGAAGTACATCACCACCCTACAGGAAGAGACATGATGAGACGTTTACGACCCCGAGTCACCTGCCACAGGAAGTACATCACCACCCTACAGGAAGAGACATGATGAGACGTTTACGACCCTGAGTCACCTGCCACAGGAAGTACATCACCACCCTACAGGAAGAGACATGATGAGACGTTTACGACCCTGAGTCACCTGCCACAGGAAGTACATCACCACCGTACAGGAAGTAAAGGcatatttttatattttagtCATTTACCAGACATTCTTATTCAGAGGTACAGTCAGAGAAGCTCCATCTTAACATAGTACATTATCCCTCAATAGGAGCTAGGCTAGCTATAGTAAGCAACCACACTGTCATAGTACATTATCCCTCAATAGAGTAGTTATCAGATAGCTAGGAGCTAGGCTAGCTATAGTAACCACACTGTCATAGTACATTATCCCTCAATAGAGTAGTTATCAGATAGCTAGGAGCTAGGCTAGCTATAGCAACCACACTGTCATAGTACATTATCCCTCAATAGAGTAGTTATCAGATAGCTAGGAGCTAAGCTAGCTATAGCAACCACACGTTCATAGTACATTATCCCTCAATAGAATAGAGTAGTTATCAGATAGCTAGGAGCTAGGCTAGCTATATCAACCACACTGTCATAGTACATTATCTCTCAATAGAGTAGTTATCAGATAGCTAGGAGCTAGGCTAGCTATAGCAACCACACTGTCATAGTACATTATCCCTCAATAGAGTAGTTATCAGATAGCTAGGAGCTAGGCTAGCTATATCAACCACACTGTCATAGTACATTATCTCTCAATAGAGTAGTTATCAGATAGCTAGGAGCTAGGCTAGCTATATCAACCACACTGTCATAGTACATTATCTCTCAATAGAGTAGTTATCAGATAGCTAGGAGCTAGGCTAGCTATAGCAACCACACTGTCATAGTACATTATCCCTCAATAGAGTAGTTATCAGATAGCTAGGCTAGCTATAGTAACCACACTGTCATAGTACATTATCCCTCAATAGAGTAGTTATCAGATAGCTAGGAGCTAGGCTAGCTATAGCAACCACACTGTCATAGTACATTATCCCTCAATAGAGTAGTTATCAGATAGCTAGGAGCTAGGCTAGCTATAGCAACCACACGGTCATAGTACATTATCTCTCAATAGAGTAGTTATCAGATAGCTAGGAGCTAGGCTAGCTATAGCAACCACACTGTCATAGTACATTATCCCTCAATAGAGTAGTTATCAGATAGCTAGGAGCTAGGCTAGCTATAGCAACCACACTGTCATAGTACATTATCTCTCAATAGAGTAGTTATCAGATAGCTAGGAGCTAGGCTAGCTATAGCAACCACACTGTCATAGTACATTATCCCTCAATAGAGTAGTTATCAGATAGCTAGGAGCTAGGCTAGCTATAGCAACCACACTGTCATAgtacaaactccctcacgacgccaggacagcggagtcaatcaccaccttccggagacacctgaaaccccacctcttcaaggaatacctaggatagggtaagtaagggtaagtaatccttctcaccccccttctcccccaacaagatttagatgcaagtggctgttccactggttgtcacaggtgtttgcaccaatttgtaagtcgctctggataagagcgtctgctaaatgacttaaatgtaaatgtaatagtacATTATCCCTCAATAGAGTAGTTATCAGATAGCTAGGAGCTAGGCTAGCTATAGCAACCACACTGTCATAGTACATTATCCCTCAATAGAGTAGTTATCAGATAGCTAGGAGCTAGGCTAGCTATAGCAACCACACGGTCATTGTCAGTACATCAGTCAGAGCTAGTAGCCTTAGCTTCTGTTCTTTATTTCATGGGAGGATAAAACCGTTACACACACAGTAACATACTTGTACCAGGACTGGACataggagaggtgtgtgtgtgtatacagctaCTCACAGTACTATGAGTGTTAGGAGGCAGTATAAGACTTGACTGTGAAGTATAACGTTGATGATCCAGGCCAGCCAGGCAGAGTGGGGCTGAGAGGCCTGAACGGAGGCTAGCCACCGGTCTACAGTCTGCATCACCCAGCCCTGGCCCTGGAACGGACCACACACactagagggaggg encodes the following:
- the LOC127920321 gene encoding proline-rich protein 2-like, which produces MQTVDRWLASVQASQPHSAWLAWIINVILHSQVLYCLLTLIVLVVMYFLWQVTQGRKRLIMSLREQIVNEGKDKAFLLKRLQCLQRQGAGRPRPQVHFEEEKPTRPESGQLREEARPPPSFQHPSPPMEAPSVFTRPPWDSSPRLGRAQPPSPRGGASPRGSPGRRRTPASRQACWVEEERPAPPPPDPLWPVRGRGWLQGRPHGGPRLEPLPAREVPVLPGSVPESAPPPPRRPGSSRAEVNQGQHQS